A stretch of Imperialibacter roseus DNA encodes these proteins:
- a CDS encoding right-handed parallel beta-helix repeat-containing protein: MKTFFNQKNGLAFLLGMLITYFGSAQSILTADRNPGAVAVPGAVFVGSTALQDAIAAAVDDDIIHVIRSSSSYGAITIDKRLNIFGIGLFPDTDGSSRSYVTTVEIADPAASGTRISGMYISSSLALGGIAGTLSNLLIENSVITRIQHAGAITGLNNVVVRNNILGSGIGNSTEETIDFLQGYVSNIAIVNNIIYGTTAESYGTATYGSVTTDLSTIENNIFIHTDAEANGWFAFNRLTNSTVKNNIFYGIGPRGKTALSNNSFENNLSFHSKPTQGFLTTGGNTSVNNITGQDPLFVNVSFGTGVPSLSTFDPALDTGSPALGSGTNGTDMGVYGGPIPFNLEGTLIPTIQVLDVPSMVIEGNDLNVHIQAKGN, from the coding sequence ATGAAAACCTTTTTTAATCAAAAAAATGGGCTTGCTTTTCTTTTGGGGATGCTCATAACTTACTTCGGAAGTGCTCAAAGCATTTTGACAGCGGATAGAAACCCGGGGGCAGTAGCCGTGCCGGGTGCTGTTTTTGTTGGTTCAACTGCTCTGCAGGACGCCATAGCGGCGGCGGTGGATGATGACATTATTCATGTAATCCGAAGCTCTAGCAGTTATGGAGCAATCACTATTGACAAGCGACTTAATATTTTTGGAATTGGGCTTTTCCCGGATACTGATGGCTCCAGCAGATCCTACGTAACCACGGTCGAGATAGCCGACCCGGCGGCAAGCGGTACCAGAATATCGGGTATGTATATTTCCTCCTCTCTGGCGCTTGGCGGTATTGCAGGGACACTATCGAATTTACTAATAGAAAATAGTGTAATCACAAGAATACAACATGCAGGAGCCATCACTGGTCTGAATAACGTCGTAGTCAGAAACAATATATTAGGCAGTGGCATTGGCAATAGCACTGAGGAGACAATCGATTTTCTTCAAGGCTATGTATCTAATATTGCAATAGTTAATAATATCATTTACGGTACCACAGCAGAAAGTTATGGGACCGCCACTTATGGATCAGTTACGACTGATCTCAGTACCATTGAAAACAATATTTTTATTCATACCGACGCAGAAGCAAATGGCTGGTTTGCTTTTAACCGGCTCACCAATTCTACTGTTAAAAACAATATCTTTTATGGCATTGGCCCAAGGGGCAAAACGGCTTTGTCAAACAACAGTTTCGAAAACAATCTTAGCTTCCATAGCAAGCCAACTCAAGGATTTCTCACTACTGGTGGCAACACAAGTGTTAATAATATTACTGGCCAAGACCCTCTTTTTGTCAATGTCTCATTTGGAACAGGAGTTCCCTCTCTCTCAACATTTGACCCAGCCCTGGATACGGGCTCACCTGCTCTTGGCTCAGGCACCAATGGCACCGATATGGGGGTGTATGGAGGCCCAATCCCTTTTAATTTGGAGGGCACCTTAATACCCACCATTCAGGTGCTCGATGTTCCTTCTATGGTGATTGAAGGCAATGACCTGAATGTGCACATCCAGGCCAAAGGAAACTAG
- a CDS encoding hybrid sensor histidine kinase/response regulator transcription factor, producing MKLAFRGLMVLIIFFCWQNLFGQSRNEMGIPLITNFSHKETGGHAQNWATIQDEKGILYFANTNGVLEFDGVRWRIIETKTGLFFSLAKDESNRIFAGGYDEIGYLAPDSIGQMQFVSLKSEVGEENRDFRNIRRTFSTPEGTYFCGYSHIFRWDGSKMKTWQSGENTFGISFFVNNDFYVQQRNVGLLKLVADSLQLVPGSEKLMDKRFYFMLGNKAGGGLVIGTANDGLYHFDGTEFSAFPTEIDAFLKESLLYHGIWLEDGSMMLSTILGGAVVVTGGGELKYRLHAGNGLQNDAVHAAFVDDGGAVWLALDNGISKVDVASPITRFDQKNGVRGIVNAIIRHDNELYVATGHEVSTIRNDKDGAMLSGIEGANSAWSFLTVDRSLVVATDFGIKVLTKSGFEQVPVAPQGYRQLYQSPQNPNIVYGGTTDGVAVFEVKGGKWESLGKLPDVGGEIRRMLVVDSILWISTFHRGIYRLKTDPGSPLEIQEAQLYDTLGGLPSMVENFVYPYGGGKVIVTHRGIFQFDAGLNKFRPDSTFGDMLANGSHAAYFFEEGTDGRAWIHIYNRDKKVRDTGYAKRGEDGKYAWANNAFAGLEDVNLFYIYSEPNGITWLGGNDLLLRHDHSVSVNYDRPFNTLIRRVITKNDSLIFGGNQKEKALKVPKLEFPNNFIRFQFAATSFDFAEKNEYQTMLGGYDEDWSAWTTETQKDFTNLSEGSYTFYVRGRNIYGVQGKVDSYAFLILPPWYRTWWAFVIYLALFVGTIQFIIRRRSKQLKEEKLVLERIVGQRTQEIEQKNAQLKEQARQLQEMDKVKSNFFANISHEFRTPLTLILGPLNDRADGNDAVMPGSVLSMMKSNADRLLRLINQLLDLSKLETGLLKLEAAKYDLVSFVKGLTRSFDSLADRRGLTLSIYSEVDSLDIFFDVDKIEKVFFNLITNAIKFTEDGGSISLTIRELQESVEIDVADSGIGIPEDQLKNIFERFYQVDSSTTRFQEGSGIGLALTRELVELHHGSISVNSTREKGTVFTVKLLKGSAHFGKDEIVAEKVTVDVATKPAKSKVLTENSVVADDGRLVVLVIEDNSDVRTYIKSQLEGQFRILEAGDGEEGLAMSKEKVPDLIISDIMMPVMDGYTLTKKLKEHVATSHIPVVLLTARADSQDKIEGLVTGADDYLTKPFDGKELAVRIDNLINIRQKLRERIRQQVLLEPSPVEAMSMDETFIRKAVALVEKHLAGSELSVEWLSDEMAMSRMHLHRKLKALTDQSPSEFIRSIRLKRAHQLIRKRSATVTEIAFEVGFNNLSYFSKCFKEEYGLLPSELEDKSSAGNF from the coding sequence ATGAAACTTGCTTTCAGAGGTCTCATGGTACTCATCATTTTTTTTTGCTGGCAAAACCTATTTGGGCAAAGCCGCAATGAGATGGGGATTCCACTAATAACGAATTTCAGCCATAAAGAAACTGGAGGGCACGCTCAAAACTGGGCCACGATTCAGGATGAAAAAGGAATACTGTACTTTGCCAATACCAATGGGGTTTTAGAATTTGATGGCGTTCGATGGAGGATAATTGAAACTAAAACCGGCCTGTTTTTCTCTCTCGCTAAGGATGAAAGTAATAGAATTTTTGCTGGCGGCTACGACGAAATCGGCTATCTGGCACCGGATTCAATCGGACAAATGCAGTTTGTATCCCTCAAGTCTGAAGTGGGGGAGGAAAATAGGGACTTTAGAAATATACGAAGAACCTTCTCTACACCTGAAGGGACTTATTTTTGTGGGTATAGTCACATTTTCCGATGGGATGGGTCAAAAATGAAGACCTGGCAGTCGGGCGAAAACACATTCGGCATCTCATTTTTTGTAAACAATGATTTCTATGTGCAGCAGCGAAATGTGGGTCTTCTGAAGCTTGTGGCAGACTCGCTGCAGCTGGTGCCGGGGAGCGAGAAACTGATGGACAAGCGATTCTATTTTATGCTTGGGAATAAAGCTGGTGGGGGCTTGGTCATTGGGACAGCAAATGATGGACTTTACCACTTCGACGGGACAGAATTTTCGGCGTTTCCCACTGAAATTGATGCTTTTCTTAAGGAAAGCCTACTTTATCATGGCATTTGGCTTGAGGATGGAAGCATGATGCTAAGTACCATATTGGGGGGAGCCGTAGTAGTTACCGGTGGTGGGGAGTTAAAATACAGACTTCATGCTGGGAACGGGCTTCAAAATGATGCGGTTCACGCTGCATTTGTTGATGATGGTGGTGCCGTATGGTTGGCGCTCGACAACGGAATAAGTAAGGTTGACGTTGCATCTCCAATTACTCGTTTTGACCAAAAAAATGGTGTTCGTGGCATAGTGAATGCCATTATCAGGCATGACAATGAACTATATGTAGCAACGGGCCATGAAGTCTCAACAATACGGAATGATAAGGACGGTGCAATGTTGAGCGGCATTGAGGGGGCCAATAGCGCCTGGTCTTTTCTGACGGTCGACCGTTCTTTAGTAGTTGCCACCGATTTTGGCATTAAGGTATTGACTAAAAGCGGCTTCGAGCAAGTTCCTGTAGCTCCTCAGGGATATCGCCAACTTTATCAATCTCCTCAAAACCCAAACATTGTTTACGGCGGCACTACCGATGGCGTGGCAGTGTTCGAAGTGAAAGGCGGAAAATGGGAGAGTCTTGGAAAACTACCTGATGTCGGAGGGGAAATTCGCCGAATGCTGGTCGTGGATAGTATTCTTTGGATTAGCACCTTTCATCGTGGTATTTATCGACTGAAAACGGATCCGGGCTCACCGCTTGAGATTCAGGAGGCGCAGCTGTATGATACGCTGGGAGGCCTGCCCTCCATGGTTGAAAATTTCGTTTATCCATACGGAGGAGGTAAGGTTATAGTCACCCACCGTGGTATTTTTCAGTTTGATGCTGGGCTGAATAAATTTCGACCTGATTCTACTTTTGGAGATATGCTGGCCAATGGCTCTCATGCCGCCTATTTCTTTGAGGAAGGGACTGATGGTAGAGCATGGATACATATATACAATCGTGATAAGAAGGTTAGGGATACTGGCTATGCAAAAAGGGGAGAAGATGGAAAGTACGCCTGGGCGAATAACGCCTTTGCGGGATTGGAAGACGTCAACCTTTTTTACATCTATTCAGAGCCTAATGGCATTACCTGGCTGGGTGGTAACGATCTTTTGTTGCGACATGACCATAGCGTCTCTGTTAATTATGATAGACCTTTCAATACACTCATAAGGCGGGTTATCACCAAAAATGATTCCCTGATTTTTGGTGGGAACCAGAAGGAAAAAGCACTGAAAGTCCCCAAATTGGAGTTTCCGAACAATTTCATTCGGTTTCAATTTGCGGCGACCAGTTTCGACTTTGCAGAAAAAAACGAATACCAGACTATGCTGGGAGGATATGATGAAGACTGGTCGGCCTGGACAACGGAGACACAAAAAGACTTTACGAACTTATCTGAAGGGTCTTATACTTTCTATGTACGAGGGAGAAACATTTATGGTGTGCAGGGAAAGGTTGATTCCTATGCTTTTTTGATCCTTCCGCCATGGTATCGCACCTGGTGGGCATTTGTCATTTACCTGGCGTTGTTTGTGGGAACGATACAGTTCATTATTCGTCGGCGCTCCAAACAACTTAAAGAAGAAAAATTGGTGCTTGAACGCATTGTAGGACAGCGAACACAAGAAATCGAGCAAAAGAATGCACAGCTTAAGGAGCAGGCCAGGCAGCTTCAGGAAATGGACAAAGTGAAATCTAACTTCTTTGCCAATATTTCCCATGAGTTTCGAACACCGCTCACCCTAATACTTGGCCCGCTAAACGATCGGGCGGATGGCAACGATGCAGTGATGCCGGGCAGCGTGCTGAGCATGATGAAGTCCAACGCCGACCGGCTTTTGCGCTTGATCAACCAGCTTTTGGATCTGTCGAAGCTGGAGACCGGCTTGCTGAAGTTAGAAGCTGCAAAATATGATTTGGTATCATTTGTGAAAGGCCTGACCAGATCATTTGACTCGCTGGCAGATCGCCGAGGGTTGACGTTGTCTATTTACTCGGAGGTAGACTCGCTGGACATTTTTTTTGATGTCGACAAAATTGAAAAAGTCTTTTTTAATCTAATCACTAACGCAATTAAGTTCACAGAAGACGGCGGAAGCATCAGTTTGACCATAAGAGAATTACAAGAATCCGTCGAAATTGATGTGGCGGATTCAGGCATTGGAATCCCTGAAGATCAACTGAAAAATATTTTCGAGAGGTTTTATCAGGTAGATAGCTCAACGACTAGATTTCAGGAAGGTTCAGGGATCGGGCTGGCGCTGACCCGGGAACTTGTTGAGCTTCATCATGGGTCAATTAGTGTCAATAGCACCAGAGAGAAGGGTACAGTGTTTACGGTCAAATTGCTTAAAGGAAGTGCTCACTTTGGGAAAGACGAAATTGTTGCAGAAAAAGTGACCGTCGATGTTGCCACAAAGCCGGCTAAAAGCAAAGTTTTGACAGAGAATAGTGTAGTGGCTGACGATGGCCGTCTCGTCGTGTTGGTGATTGAAGACAACTCGGATGTGAGAACCTATATCAAAAGCCAACTGGAGGGACAGTTTAGAATTCTTGAAGCAGGCGATGGAGAAGAAGGGTTGGCTATGTCCAAAGAAAAGGTACCCGATTTGATCATCAGCGATATAATGATGCCGGTCATGGATGGATATACATTGACGAAGAAATTGAAGGAACATGTAGCCACTTCACATATTCCTGTTGTGCTTCTGACCGCCCGGGCCGACAGTCAAGATAAAATTGAAGGGCTTGTAACAGGAGCTGATGACTATTTAACCAAGCCATTTGACGGAAAAGAGTTGGCCGTGCGGATTGACAACCTGATTAATATCAGACAAAAGTTGAGGGAAAGAATCCGCCAGCAGGTCTTGTTGGAGCCGAGTCCAGTAGAAGCCATGTCAATGGACGAAACTTTTATCAGAAAAGCGGTGGCGCTCGTGGAGAAGCATCTGGCAGGTTCGGAATTAAGCGTAGAATGGCTGAGTGACGAGATGGCCATGAGTCGGATGCACCTCCACCGTAAGCTGAAGGCACTTACTGACCAATCGCCCAGCGAGTTCATCAGATCCATCCGGTTGAAGCGAGCTCACCAGCTCATCCGGAAGAGGAGCGCCACCGTGACAGAAATTGCCTTTGAGGTGGGCTTCAATAACCTTTCTTATTTTTCGAAATGCTTCAAAGAAGAGTATGGTTTGCTGCCCTCGGAACTTGAGGATAAATCAAGCGCTGGGAACTTCTGA